One stretch of Rhodoferax lithotrophicus DNA includes these proteins:
- the lpxC gene encoding UDP-3-O-acyl-N-acetylglucosamine deacetylase — MLQQRTLKTLTRAVGVGLHSGQRVEITLRPAQPDTGIVFRRVDLPEPIDIVVSTLAVTDTRMASTISNGDAKVHTVEHLMSACAGLGVDNLYVDITAEEVPILDGSAASFVFLLQTAGIVMQNAPRRFIRLLKPVEVRQGEGSNEKWARLEPYHGYQLSFEIDFSHPAVDSTGQRVVFDMSTNSYSKDIARARTFGFTKDVEMMRANGLALGGGLDNAIVMDDYKVLNAGGLRYDDEFVKHKILDAMGDLYLVGKPLLASYSAFRSGHALNNLLLRELLNQPQAWDVVTFDNEKLAPAGFAQLARAW, encoded by the coding sequence GTGCTGCAACAACGAACCCTGAAAACCCTGACCCGCGCCGTTGGCGTGGGCCTGCACAGCGGTCAGCGGGTGGAGATCACCCTGCGCCCGGCTCAGCCCGACACCGGCATTGTGTTTCGCCGGGTGGACTTGCCCGAGCCGATTGACATTGTGGTGTCCACCCTGGCGGTGACCGACACCCGCATGGCCTCCACTATTTCCAACGGGGATGCCAAGGTGCACACGGTGGAGCACCTGATGTCCGCCTGTGCGGGCCTGGGGGTGGACAACCTGTATGTCGACATCACCGCCGAAGAAGTGCCGATTCTGGATGGCTCGGCTGCGTCGTTTGTGTTTTTGCTGCAAACGGCGGGTATCGTCATGCAAAACGCCCCCCGGCGCTTCATTCGTTTGCTCAAACCGGTCGAAGTCCGTCAAGGCGAGGGCAGCAACGAAAAATGGGCACGCCTTGAACCGTACCACGGCTACCAGCTCAGCTTTGAGATCGATTTCAGCCACCCGGCGGTCGACTCCACCGGGCAACGTGTGGTGTTTGACATGAGTACCAACTCCTATTCCAAGGACATTGCCCGTGCCCGTACCTTTGGCTTTACCAAAGATGTCGAGATGATGCGCGCCAACGGTCTGGCCCTGGGCGGCGGGCTGGACAACGCCATCGTCATGGATGACTACAAAGTGCTCAACGCCGGTGGCCTGCGTTATGACGATGAATTTGTCAAACACAAAATTCTCGATGCCATGGGCGACTTGTACCTGGTGGGCAAACCGCTGCTGGCCAGTTACAGCGCGTTTCGCTCCGGCCACGCACTCAACAACCTGCTGCTGCGTGAACTGCTGAACCAGCCACAGGCCTGGGACGTGGTGACGTTTGACAACGAAAAGCTCGCCCCCGCCGGTTTTGCACAACTGGCGCGCGCCTGGTAA
- the ampD gene encoding 1,6-anhydro-N-acetylmuramyl-L-alanine amidase AmpD, whose product MTPMWPPSDRPHLHVPLWQCGWYRPAIHHPSPNFGVRPPGAHIDLMVLHSISLPPGHYGGPEVQQLFTNQLDWQAHPYFLQIEGLKVSSHFYIRRTGELWQFVSCDDRAWHAGASTYRGRSNCNDDSIGIELEGLEGDTFEVAQYETLKTLSQAIMAQYPIAFIAGHEHIAPGRKDDPGPGFDWTLLQDKLQISAEYLPPKIK is encoded by the coding sequence ATGACACCGATGTGGCCCCCGTCTGACCGCCCACACTTACACGTCCCGCTGTGGCAATGCGGCTGGTATCGACCAGCCATCCACCACCCCTCTCCCAACTTCGGTGTCAGACCTCCAGGGGCTCACATTGATCTGATGGTGCTGCACTCCATCAGCCTGCCACCAGGCCATTATGGTGGCCCGGAGGTGCAGCAGCTGTTTACCAACCAGCTTGACTGGCAGGCACATCCTTACTTTCTTCAAATTGAAGGCTTGAAGGTTTCGTCGCACTTCTATATCAGACGCACAGGCGAGCTTTGGCAATTTGTCAGTTGTGATGACCGGGCCTGGCACGCGGGGGCATCCACTTACCGGGGCCGCAGCAATTGCAATGATGACAGTATTGGTATTGAACTCGAAGGTCTGGAAGGCGACACTTTTGAAGTTGCCCAGTACGAAACCCTGAAGACTTTGAGCCAGGCCATCATGGCGCAATACCCGATTGCCTTCATTGCGGGCCATGAGCACATTGCACCGGGGCGCAAAGACGACCCCGGGCCTGGTTTTGACTGGACGTTATTGCAGGACAAGCTGCAGATTTCCGCTGAATATTTACCACCCAAGATCAAATAA
- a CDS encoding cytochrome C assembly family protein, whose product MILASASPLTLTLALGASVAYAASATGAARSGQTLTRVAVWLAWSLHGVLLAWGLWGTEPRFGFAPALSITAWLVGLVYAIETYIYPQMKTPWLLSSAGSAAVLLALLFPGAVLHASASAWLPLHWALGIASYGLFAIAVVHAWLMTRAEARMRMANAPAGLPLLTMERLTFRFVSLGFGLLSATLLAGFFFGTQLYGPTHAIKWDHKTAFSVLSWLTFAVLMVGRFRFGWRGKKAVRVLYIGTGLLLLAYVGSRFVMEVVLGRSL is encoded by the coding sequence ATGATTTTAGCCAGTGCTTCACCCTTGACCCTGACCCTTGCTTTAGGTGCCTCTGTGGCCTATGCAGCTTCAGCCACAGGTGCGGCTCGTTCCGGCCAAACGCTGACCCGCGTGGCCGTCTGGCTGGCCTGGAGTCTGCATGGCGTGCTGCTGGCCTGGGGACTGTGGGGCACAGAACCCCGTTTTGGTTTTGCTCCGGCGTTATCGATCACGGCCTGGCTGGTCGGACTGGTTTATGCCATAGAAACCTACATTTATCCGCAAATGAAAACGCCCTGGCTGCTTTCTAGTGCCGGATCTGCGGCCGTATTGCTGGCCCTGCTGTTCCCGGGTGCCGTCCTGCATGCCAGCGCCTCGGCTTGGTTACCCCTGCATTGGGCATTGGGCATTGCCTCTTATGGTTTGTTTGCCATTGCCGTGGTACATGCCTGGCTGATGACGCGTGCTGAGGCTCGTATGCGTATGGCCAATGCACCTGCGGGCTTGCCCCTGTTGACCATGGAACGTCTGACATTTCGTTTTGTCAGCCTTGGTTTTGGGCTGCTGTCAGCGACTTTGCTGGCAGGTTTCTTTTTTGGCACCCAGCTGTATGGACCCACACATGCCATCAAATGGGATCATAAAACAGCGTTTTCCGTGTTGTCCTGGCTGACTTTTGCCGTGCTGATGGTCGGCCGCTTTCGCTTTGGCTGGCGTGGCAAAAAAGCTGTTCGGGTACTGTATATCGGCACAGGCTTGCTGCTGCTGGCCTATGTGGGCTCACGTTTTGTGATGGAAGTGGTGCTGGGGCGCTCGCTGTGA
- a CDS encoding PP0621 family protein produces the protein MKALLVLVVILAGVLWWRSRQTPSPPQAPPKTPGEPLDMVRCTRCGMHIPGNEAIHGHHGSYCSQEHLRQSEP, from the coding sequence GTGAAAGCCTTGCTGGTTCTGGTGGTGATCCTGGCCGGTGTCCTGTGGTGGCGCAGCCGACAGACCCCCAGCCCCCCCCAAGCCCCCCCTAAAACACCAGGTGAACCACTCGACATGGTGCGTTGCACTCGGTGCGGCATGCATATTCCTGGCAATGAAGCCATCCATGGTCACCACGGGTCTTATTGCAGTCAGGAACACCTGCGCCAATCGGAACCCTGA
- the ruvC gene encoding crossover junction endodeoxyribonuclease RuvC: MRILGIDPGLRTTGFGLVDVDGSALTYVASGTISTTQIEKDQLPARLKVLFDGIREVVARYQPDAASVEIVFVNVNPQSTLLLGQARGAAVTALVSCDLPVAEYTALQMKQAVVGYGRADKIQIQEMVKRLLNLPGLPGPDAADALGLAITHAHAAHSMARLAQAKGLGGAQNQTQKAAYKAGRSR, from the coding sequence ATGAGAATCCTTGGTATTGACCCCGGTTTGCGCACCACCGGCTTTGGCTTGGTTGACGTGGACGGCTCGGCACTGACCTATGTGGCCAGTGGCACCATCAGCACCACCCAAATTGAAAAAGACCAGCTACCCGCCCGTTTGAAGGTGTTGTTTGACGGCATCCGCGAAGTGGTGGCGCGTTACCAGCCGGATGCGGCCTCGGTGGAGATTGTGTTTGTCAACGTCAACCCGCAATCCACCTTGCTGCTGGGTCAGGCACGTGGGGCAGCGGTCACCGCACTGGTGTCCTGCGATTTGCCGGTCGCAGAATACACCGCCTTGCAAATGAAACAGGCGGTGGTGGGTTATGGCCGGGCTGACAAAATCCAGATTCAGGAAATGGTCAAACGCCTGCTGAACCTGCCCGGCCTGCCCGGACCGGATGCGGCTGACGCGCTGGGCCTGGCCATTACCCACGCTCATGCGGCCCATTCGATGGCGCGTTTGGCGCAAGCCAAGGGCCTTGGCGGCGCACAAAACCAGACGCAAAAAGCCGCCTACAAAGCCGGGCGCAGCCGCTGA
- a CDS encoding sigma-54-dependent transcriptional regulator — protein MTSAITPAHILVVDDEPDLRTLYELTLLREGYRIDTAGDLQQARSLLMAHHYDVLITDMRLPDGLGLTLICELKAEHRHEQCVVITAYGSAENAVEALKSGAFDYLTKPVDLKQFRQVIASAVRSQAATAVAVKPVIPNAGPGILGQRALARLIGQSPGMRQIKERIVKVATSMAPVLVTGESGTGKELVAYAIHANSHRAKGPWVAVNCSAIPDALLEAEFFGSKKGAYTGSHVDREGFFQAASGGTLFLDEIGDLPLPMQSKLLRAIQERRVRPLGSTQEDIIDARIVSATHKDLAQEVQNGHFRQDLFYRLNVIDMTIPPLRERPEDLPDLCHALLARIAEESGAPVPAIQASDLEKLGCLRLPGNVRELENLLHRAVALGNGESLQFDAFSTPVSDGLSAFPAQTSPMDHAVIPSDLQQHLDDLERQILRRALQATGFNRTAAAAQLGLSLRQMRYRIARLHIDSAQQDDTDVAPV, from the coding sequence ATGACAAGCGCCATCACCCCAGCGCATATTTTGGTCGTCGACGATGAGCCCGACCTGCGCACCCTGTATGAATTAACCTTGTTGCGTGAAGGCTACCGGATCGACACGGCGGGCGACTTGCAGCAAGCCAGATCGTTGCTGATGGCGCATCACTATGACGTATTGATCACCGACATGCGTTTGCCAGATGGTCTTGGATTAACCCTGATTTGTGAACTCAAAGCCGAGCATCGCCATGAACAATGTGTGGTGATTACGGCCTACGGGTCGGCAGAAAATGCCGTGGAGGCACTCAAAAGCGGCGCTTTTGATTACCTCACCAAACCCGTTGATTTGAAACAATTTCGCCAAGTCATTGCTTCAGCTGTGCGAAGTCAAGCGGCAACCGCCGTGGCTGTTAAACCGGTCATCCCCAACGCGGGTCCTGGCATTCTGGGGCAACGCGCACTGGCTCGGCTGATTGGGCAGTCACCCGGAATGCGACAAATCAAGGAGCGCATCGTTAAAGTGGCCACCAGCATGGCACCGGTACTGGTCACCGGCGAATCAGGCACAGGCAAGGAATTGGTGGCTTATGCGATTCATGCCAACAGCCACCGCGCCAAAGGGCCTTGGGTGGCTGTGAATTGCAGCGCCATTCCCGATGCACTTCTGGAAGCCGAGTTCTTTGGCTCCAAAAAAGGGGCTTACACCGGATCACATGTCGACCGCGAAGGGTTTTTCCAAGCCGCCAGTGGGGGTACCCTGTTTCTGGACGAGATCGGTGACCTGCCACTGCCCATGCAATCCAAACTGCTGCGGGCTATTCAAGAGCGCCGAGTCAGGCCCCTGGGGTCCACCCAGGAGGACATCATTGATGCCCGCATCGTCAGCGCCACCCACAAAGATTTGGCCCAAGAGGTACAAAACGGGCATTTCCGGCAAGACCTGTTCTACCGACTCAACGTGATTGATATGACCATCCCGCCGCTGCGCGAGCGCCCGGAAGATTTGCCCGACCTGTGCCATGCCCTGCTGGCACGTATTGCCGAAGAATCGGGCGCGCCTGTGCCTGCCATCCAAGCCAGCGACCTGGAAAAACTCGGCTGCCTGCGACTGCCTGGCAATGTGCGCGAGTTGGAAAACCTGTTACACCGGGCCGTCGCTCTTGGGAATGGTGAATCCTTGCAGTTTGATGCCTTTTCCACACCGGTTTCCGATGGTTTGTCGGCCTTCCCAGCTCAAACGTCACCCATGGATCACGCGGTCATTCCAAGCGATTTGCAACAACATCTGGACGATCTGGAGCGTCAAATTCTGCGTCGCGCATTACAAGCTACCGGCTTCAATCGGACCGCCGCTGCGGCGCAACTTGGCCTGAGCTTGCGGCAGATGCGTTACCGGATTGCCCGCTTGCACATTGATTCGGCCCAACAAGATGACACCGATGTGGCCCCCGTCTGA
- a CDS encoding sensor histidine kinase, translating into MSAPPEASSWFGPTLLEPGLTSTTTPQEFERLWRAFMTARATLGLVLVLLQGGFYFVASQQNTTALLICSTYFVAALAVRLISHPHHLGHTFDAQWLRTVGVDLLAFSALQAVQNNNINYTPLLALPVLMASILGSLIMSMGTAAGVTLLLFTYAFWTTLQTSSDATAHFMQAALTGSGCFAISFIANQFATRLASVELRAQRSQLAVTIQRQVNELVIATLSDGILVVDEQLWVRSANPAAFTLLGLSPQPPDSLWPLTGQAGWQDLLDLVILSHSTQQDQLANVRIHQEGQGPRHLRVRTQITPPLQAQTSSLCVVFMQDQREMQARVRTEKLASMGRMSAAVAHEIRNPLAAIIQANALLSEDLKEPSHLRMTQMVNQNALRLEKIVQNVLNLAHAPHHPEVATGQMLDLAEDAPRICRDWQHQNAVTQALTTNWPATVVLVWFDADHLRRILVNLLDNAKRFSSGQENSIQVGIQKSHQRPRQTNISLTVWSDGGPLEPSVEQHLFEPFFSSDSRSSGLGLYICRELCESHGASMSYERNNRIIGKKMQSGNEFSVLFCTQPPGVPPTGTMPPSP; encoded by the coding sequence ATGAGTGCGCCACCTGAAGCATCCAGCTGGTTTGGTCCCACGCTGCTGGAGCCAGGGCTAACCAGCACAACCACACCCCAGGAATTCGAACGTTTATGGCGCGCCTTCATGACGGCGCGGGCGACCTTGGGTCTGGTTCTGGTGTTGCTGCAAGGCGGTTTTTATTTTGTAGCCAGCCAGCAAAACACCACGGCGCTGCTGATTTGCAGCACTTACTTTGTAGCAGCACTTGCGGTTCGACTCATCAGCCACCCGCATCACCTGGGCCACACCTTTGATGCCCAATGGCTGCGCACCGTGGGCGTGGATCTGCTGGCTTTTTCAGCTTTGCAGGCGGTGCAAAACAACAACATCAATTACACCCCTTTGTTGGCTCTGCCGGTGTTGATGGCCTCCATTCTGGGGTCTCTGATCATGTCCATGGGCACCGCCGCTGGGGTGACGCTGTTGCTGTTTACCTATGCCTTTTGGACAACACTTCAAACGTCCTCCGATGCCACTGCACATTTCATGCAGGCAGCCCTTACTGGATCTGGTTGTTTTGCCATATCTTTTATAGCCAACCAATTTGCCACTCGCCTCGCCAGCGTGGAACTCAGAGCGCAGCGCAGTCAACTGGCGGTGACGATCCAACGGCAAGTGAATGAACTGGTGATTGCCACCCTCAGTGATGGCATTCTGGTGGTAGATGAACAGCTGTGGGTGCGCTCTGCCAACCCCGCAGCGTTTACCCTATTGGGGCTGTCACCACAACCCCCGGATTCACTATGGCCGTTGACAGGGCAAGCCGGATGGCAAGATCTGCTCGACTTGGTTATTTTGAGTCACAGCACCCAACAGGACCAGCTGGCCAATGTGCGTATTCACCAGGAAGGCCAGGGTCCAAGGCATCTGCGCGTTCGGACGCAAATCACGCCTCCGTTACAAGCCCAGACCAGCAGCCTGTGTGTGGTCTTCATGCAAGACCAACGTGAAATGCAGGCCCGTGTACGCACCGAAAAACTGGCCAGCATGGGACGCATGTCGGCGGCCGTGGCGCATGAAATTCGCAACCCTCTGGCAGCCATCATTCAGGCCAATGCTTTGTTGTCTGAAGACCTGAAAGAACCCAGCCATCTGCGCATGACGCAGATGGTGAATCAAAACGCCTTGCGGCTGGAAAAAATTGTCCAGAACGTCCTGAATCTGGCGCATGCACCACACCATCCTGAAGTGGCCACAGGTCAGATGCTGGACCTGGCTGAAGATGCACCACGGATTTGCCGTGACTGGCAACATCAAAATGCAGTCACACAAGCACTCACCACCAACTGGCCAGCCACCGTGGTGTTGGTTTGGTTTGATGCCGATCATTTGCGCCGTATTCTGGTGAATTTGCTTGATAACGCCAAACGTTTTTCCAGTGGCCAAGAAAACTCCATTCAAGTGGGTATTCAAAAATCACACCAAAGGCCACGGCAGACAAACATCAGCCTGACGGTGTGGAGTGATGGTGGCCCGCTGGAACCTTCAGTCGAGCAACATTTGTTTGAGCCTTTTTTTTCCAGCGACAGCCGCTCAAGTGGCCTGGGTTTGTATATTTGTCGTGAACTTTGTGAAAGTCATGGTGCCAGCATGTCGTACGAACGTAACAACAGGATCATCGGGAAAAAAATGCAGTCAGGTAACGAGTTTTCCGTTCTTTTTTGCACACAGCCACCTGGGGTACCCCCGACCGGCACAATGCCCCCATCACCATGA
- a CDS encoding phosphatidate cytidylyltransferase — protein MYQALKNLSATQQIGVMFIIVFGLLIVASLGLFLLSMREHEDPLMQQSHDTRLADLSSLLRTSWMMIFVFWVAWLAGDATRLVLFALGSFFALREFLTLSPTRQGDHRSLVLAFFGVLPFQYVLVGTELFNLFTVFIPVYVFLALPVASALANDPTRFLERNAKLQWGIMVCIYGMSHVPALMLLDFPRYDKKNAFLVLFLVLVVQTCMVTQHLVARQRKHRLVAPQISQTFTWHSWSCGMAAGSLLGALLAGITPFVPGQAFALGFVACAAGSLGHLVMKALKRDRGIPIWKGEGKSTTGAGGMLDRIDSLCFAAPVFFHSVRWHFGL, from the coding sequence ATGTACCAAGCCCTGAAAAACCTGAGCGCCACGCAGCAAATCGGGGTCATGTTCATCATCGTCTTCGGGCTGCTGATAGTGGCTTCACTGGGTCTTTTTTTGCTCTCGATGCGTGAGCATGAAGACCCGCTGATGCAGCAATCCCACGACACCCGGCTGGCTGACCTGAGCAGCCTGCTGCGCACCAGCTGGATGATGATTTTTGTCTTTTGGGTCGCCTGGCTGGCGGGGGATGCCACCCGGCTGGTGCTGTTTGCCCTGGGCTCATTTTTTGCCCTGCGCGAATTTTTGACCCTGTCCCCAACCCGCCAGGGTGACCACCGCAGCCTGGTGCTGGCATTTTTTGGTGTGTTGCCGTTTCAGTATGTGCTGGTGGGCACCGAACTCTTCAACCTGTTCACGGTGTTTATTCCGGTCTATGTGTTTCTGGCCCTGCCGGTAGCCAGCGCCCTGGCCAATGACCCAACCCGCTTTCTGGAGCGCAACGCCAAACTGCAATGGGGCATCATGGTGTGTATTTACGGCATGAGCCATGTGCCTGCACTGATGCTGCTGGACTTTCCCCGCTACGACAAGAAAAACGCGTTTCTGGTGCTGTTTCTGGTGCTGGTGGTACAAACCTGCATGGTCACCCAACACTTGGTGGCGCGCCAGCGCAAACACCGATTGGTCGCACCGCAAATCAGCCAAACCTTCACCTGGCACAGCTGGAGCTGTGGCATGGCCGCGGGTAGTCTGCTGGGCGCGTTACTGGCAGGCATCACCCCTTTTGTACCCGGGCAGGCTTTTGCGCTGGGTTTTGTGGCCTGTGCAGCCGGGTCTCTAGGGCATTTGGTGATGAAGGCCCTCAAGCGTGACCGCGGCATCCCCATCTGGAAGGGTGAAGGTAAAAGCACCACCGGGGCCGGTGGCATGCTGGACAGGATTGATTCGCTGTGTTTTGCTGCACCTGTTTTTTTTCATTCGGTTAGATGGCATTTTGGCCTTTAG
- a CDS encoding lysophospholipid acyltransferase family protein: MLTGSQARWWGCPPKAEQRIYFANHQSHADLVMIWAALPKELRHGTRAVAARDYWTKTPFRQWLTTAVFNVIYVSRERNAQEDPLEPLMEALHAGDSLILFPEGTRGHLDEPQAFKAGLYNLACKFPHIELIPAWIANVQRVMPKGEVVPVPVLCSVTFGAPMQVQAGEDRQAFLTRARSAVVALRDI, from the coding sequence ATGCTGACCGGTTCACAAGCCCGCTGGTGGGGTTGCCCACCCAAGGCCGAACAACGCATTTACTTTGCCAATCACCAGAGCCACGCCGACCTGGTGATGATCTGGGCCGCTTTGCCCAAGGAGTTGCGCCATGGCACCCGCGCCGTGGCGGCACGTGATTACTGGACCAAAACGCCGTTCAGGCAATGGCTCACGACTGCGGTGTTCAACGTGATTTATGTCTCTCGCGAGCGCAACGCCCAGGAAGACCCGCTGGAGCCGCTGATGGAGGCTCTGCACGCGGGTGACTCGCTGATTCTGTTTCCCGAAGGCACCCGGGGCCATCTGGATGAGCCTCAGGCCTTCAAAGCTGGCCTGTACAACCTGGCTTGCAAATTTCCGCACATTGAGCTTATTCCGGCCTGGATTGCCAACGTGCAGCGCGTCATGCCCAAAGGTGAAGTGGTTCCTGTACCGGTGCTGTGCTCGGTGACTTTTGGCGCGCCCATGCAGGTGCAAGCTGGCGAGGATCGCCAGGCCTTCCTGACCCGGGCGCGCAGTGCCGTGGTGGCCTTGCGCGATATCTAG
- the ffh gene encoding signal recognition particle protein, with amino-acid sequence MASALTDKLSRLVKEIRGQARITESNVSDMLREVRMALLEADVALPVVRDFIARVKEKALGQDVLGSLTPGQALVSIVNKELAATMGDGVSDINLAAQPPAVILMAGLQGAGKTTTTAKLAKHLIEKRHKKVLTVSGDVYRPAAIEQLKTVTAQAGAEWFPSSPEQKPVDIALAALDYARKHYFDVLLVDTAGRLAIDEALMREIRDLHAAIHPVETLFVVDAMQGQDAINTAKAFKEALPLTGIILTKLDGDSRGGAALSVRQITGAPIKFAGTSEKLDGLEVFDAERHAGRVLGMGDILALVEQVTAGVDMAAAQKLAAKVKSGASFDLNDFLGQIQQMKQMGGLSSLMDKLPTALAAKAGQVDMGRVEKEVKRKEGIIHSMTPLERSKPELIKATRKRRIAAGAGVQVQEVNRMLKEFEQMQDMMKKMKGGGMMKMMKRLGGMKGMPKMPF; translated from the coding sequence ATGGCATCCGCTCTTACCGACAAACTCAGTCGCCTGGTGAAAGAAATCCGCGGTCAGGCCCGCATCACTGAAAGCAACGTGTCCGACATGCTGCGTGAAGTCCGCATGGCCTTGCTGGAGGCCGACGTTGCCTTGCCCGTGGTGCGTGACTTCATCGCCCGGGTGAAAGAAAAAGCCCTGGGCCAGGACGTGCTGGGTTCGCTCACTCCGGGCCAGGCATTGGTGAGCATCGTCAATAAAGAGTTGGCCGCCACCATGGGTGATGGTGTCAGTGACATCAATCTGGCAGCCCAACCCCCGGCGGTGATCCTGATGGCGGGTTTGCAAGGTGCGGGTAAAACCACCACCACCGCCAAACTGGCCAAACACCTGATTGAGAAGCGCCACAAAAAAGTGCTCACGGTGTCCGGCGACGTGTACCGCCCGGCGGCCATTGAACAGCTCAAAACCGTCACCGCGCAGGCCGGGGCCGAATGGTTCCCCAGCTCGCCCGAGCAAAAACCGGTCGACATCGCCCTGGCCGCATTGGACTACGCCAGAAAACATTACTTTGATGTGCTGCTGGTCGACACCGCTGGCCGCTTGGCCATTGATGAAGCCCTGATGCGTGAAATCCGCGATTTACACGCGGCCATTCACCCGGTTGAAACCTTGTTTGTGGTTGATGCCATGCAAGGGCAAGACGCGATCAACACCGCCAAAGCCTTCAAGGAGGCGCTGCCACTCACCGGCATCATTCTGACCAAGCTCGATGGCGATTCGCGCGGTGGTGCGGCGCTTTCGGTGCGGCAAATCACCGGTGCACCGATCAAGTTTGCCGGTACCAGTGAGAAACTTGATGGCCTGGAAGTGTTTGATGCCGAGCGTCATGCCGGCCGGGTGCTGGGCATGGGCGACATTCTGGCGCTGGTGGAGCAGGTCACCGCAGGGGTGGATATGGCAGCCGCCCAAAAACTGGCGGCCAAGGTCAAAAGCGGGGCCTCCTTTGATCTGAATGACTTTTTGGGCCAGATCCAGCAAATGAAACAAATGGGTGGTTTGAGCAGTCTGATGGACAAACTACCCACCGCCCTGGCCGCCAAAGCCGGGCAGGTGGACATGGGGCGGGTCGAAAAAGAGGTCAAACGCAAAGAAGGCATCATCCACAGCATGACCCCGCTGGAGCGCAGCAAACCCGAACTCATCAAAGCCACCCGCAAACGCCGCATCGCCGCAGGTGCTGGTGTGCAAGTGCAGGAAGTCAACCGCATGCTCAAGGAGTTTGAGCAAATGCAGGACATGATGAAAAAAATGAAAGGTGGTGGCATGATGAAGATGATGAAACGCCTGGGCGGCATGAAAGGCATGCCCAAAATGCCTTTTTGA
- a CDS encoding transglycosylase domain-containing protein has protein sequence MRPVLRWLGLVALTTLLLQLFFVARIATMLVIDPQSTAFERSEAWRVTTEKGSLRWRQQWTPYSQISNHLKRAVIASEDDGFANHDGVDWNALEKAWQKNAKAEEQAAKAQAILQAQQARSARKNPGKTTTAQPHVEPPVKTTKVAKVVGGSTITQQLAKNLFLSGERTFLRKGQEFVLTLLLEAILGKQRILEIYLNSVEWGEGVFGAEAAAQHYFRKPAAQLSPYEAARLAVMLPRPKYFEKLPNSSYVAGRAAVIERRMEGVELP, from the coding sequence ATGAGACCCGTGCTGCGCTGGCTCGGCTTGGTGGCCCTGACCACCTTGTTGTTGCAGCTTTTTTTTGTGGCGCGTATAGCCACCATGCTGGTGATCGACCCACAATCCACCGCCTTTGAACGCTCAGAAGCCTGGCGGGTGACCACCGAAAAAGGCAGCCTGCGCTGGCGTCAGCAATGGACTCCGTACAGCCAGATCTCCAACCACCTTAAGCGCGCGGTGATTGCCAGCGAAGACGACGGTTTTGCCAACCACGACGGTGTGGACTGGAATGCCCTGGAGAAAGCCTGGCAAAAAAATGCCAAGGCGGAGGAACAAGCGGCCAAGGCCCAAGCCATCCTCCAGGCCCAGCAAGCCCGTAGTGCCCGAAAAAATCCTGGCAAAACCACCACTGCCCAGCCGCACGTGGAGCCCCCAGTCAAAACGACCAAAGTCGCCAAGGTGGTGGGAGGGTCCACCATCACCCAGCAACTGGCTAAAAACCTGTTTTTGTCAGGTGAACGCACTTTTTTGCGCAAAGGCCAGGAGTTTGTGCTGACCTTGCTGCTGGAAGCCATTCTGGGCAAACAACGTATTCTGGAGATTTACCTCAACAGCGTGGAATGGGGTGAAGGCGTGTTTGGTGCCGAAGCCGCTGCCCAGCATTACTTCCGCAAACCGGCAGCGCAACTCAGCCCCTATGAAGCGGCCCGACTGGCGGTGATGCTGCCCCGGCCCAAATACTTTGAAAAATTGCCCAACTCCAGCTATGTGGCGGGCCGGGCCGCCGTGATTGAGCGCCGCATGGAGGGTGTCGAACTGCCATGA